In one Andrena cerasifolii isolate SP2316 chromosome 2, iyAndCera1_principal, whole genome shotgun sequence genomic region, the following are encoded:
- the LOC143378592 gene encoding tubulin alpha-1 chain, whose product MRECISIHVGQAGVQIGNACWELYCLEHGIQPDGQMPSDKTIGGGDDSFNTFFSETGAGKHVPRAVFIDLEPTVVDEVRTGTYRQLFHPEQLITGKEDAANNYARGHYTIGKEIVDLVLDRIRKLADQCTGLQGFLIFHSFGGGTGSGFTSLLMERLSVDYGKKSKLEFAIYPAPQVSTAVVEPYNSILTTHTTLEHSDCAFMVDNEAIYDICRRNLDIERPTYTNLNRLIGQIVSSITASLRFDGALNVDLTEFQTNLVPYPRIHFPLVTYAPVISAEKAYHEQLSVAEITNACFEPANQMVKCDPRHGKYMACCMLYRGDVVPKDVNAAIATIKTKRTIQFVDWCPTGFKVGINYQPPTVVPGGDLAKVQRAVCMLSNTTAIAEAWARLDHKFDLMYAKRAFVHWYVGEGMEEGEFSEAREDLAALEKDYEEVGMDSAEGEGEGAEEY is encoded by the exons ATG CGTGAATGTATCTCAATCCACGTTGGTCAGGCTGGAGTCCAGATCGGTAATGCCTGTTGGGAGTTGTATTGCCTGGAACATGGCATCCAGCCTGATGGTCAGATGCCATCAGACAAAACAATTGGGGGAGGCGACGACAGTTTCAATACTTTCTTCAGTGAAACGGGTGCCGGAAAACACGTTCCCAGAGCTGTTTTCATTGACTTAGAGCCTACAGTAGTCG ACGAGGTTCGCACTGGCACGTATCGTCAGTTGTTCCACCCAGAACAGTTGATCACAGGCAAAGAAGATGCTGCGAACAACTATGCTCGAGGTCATTACACGATCGGCAAAGAGATTGTCGATCTTGTTCTGGACCGCATTCGCAAGCTTGCCGATCAATGCACAGGACTCCAGGGTTTCCTCATCTTCCACTCCTTCGGAGGTGGCACTGGTTCTGGCTTCACGTCGTTGTTGATGGAACGCCTCTCCGTGGATTATGGAAAGAAGTCTAAGCTGGAATTCGCCATTTACCCTGCGCCTCAAGTCTCCACCGCTGTGGTCGAACCCTACAACTCTATTCTCACCACCCATACCACTCTAGAACATTCCGATTGCGCGTTCATGGTCGACAACGAGGCTATCTACGATATCTGTCGCCGTAACTTGGACATCGAGAGGCCGACGTACACGAATCTGAACCGGCTGATCGGTCAAATCGTTTCGTCGATCACCGCTTCGCTTCGCTTCGACGGCGCCCTTAACGTTGACTTGACGGAATTCCAGACTAACTTGGTACCTTAcccgagaattcatttcccCTTGGTGACCTACGCGCCGGTTATCTCCGCGGAGAAGGCCTACCACGAGCAGCTCTCTGTCGCGGAGATCACGAATGCCTGCTTCGAGCCAGCCAATCAAATGGTAAAATGCGATCCGCGTCACGGGAAGTACATGGCTTGTTGCATGCTGTACAGAGGAGACGTTGTCCCCAAGGACGTTAACGCGGCTATCGCCACTATAAAGACAAAGCGCACCATCCAGTTCGTCGACTGGTGTCCTACTGGATTCAAGGTTGGCATTAACTACCAACCGCCCACTGTGGTGCCAGGCGGCGACCTTGCCAAAGTGCAGCGAGCTGTCTGCATGTTATCAAATACTACCGCCATCGCAGAGGCTTGGGCTCGCCTCGATCACAAGTTCGACCTGATGTACGCGAAGAGAGCATTCGTGCACTGGTATGTCGGCGAGGGTATGGAGGAAGGTGAGTTCTCCGAGGCACGCGAGGATCTTGCTGCCCTGGAGAAGGACTACGAGGAGGTTGGAATGGATTCCGCGGAAGGCGAAGGAGAGGGAGCCGAAGAATACTAG